A section of the Xiphias gladius isolate SHS-SW01 ecotype Sanya breed wild chromosome 10, ASM1685928v1, whole genome shotgun sequence genome encodes:
- the LOC120795828 gene encoding ras-related protein Rab-15-like codes for MRTRARSLMGEPRFLRCCSLSVFCFVLVVMAKRYDILFRLLVLGDSGVGKTCMLRRFTESEFDPSHISTIGVDFKMKTLEIDGIKVRVQIWDTAGQERYQTITKQYYRRAQGIIFVYDITNEPSFQHIAKWASDVDEYAPDKVQRILVGNKSDEEHRRQVTKVQGSKLAETYEMEFFETSASTSSNISESFTRVTKLVLQAHKRDEDNLLGSLDDYLEKAALGEEKGSQGTDDNAQRSCAC; via the exons ATGAGGACACGAGCCAGGAGTTTGATGGGAGAGCCACGCTTTCTCCGCTGTTgtagtttgtctgtgttttgctttgtgttggTCGTCATGGCTAAAAGGTACGACATTCTGTTCAGGCTGCTCGTGCTCGGGGACTCGGGAGTTGGAAAGACTTGCATGTTGCGCAGGTTCACGGAAAGTGAATTTGACCCCTCACATATCTCCACCATCG gagttgattttaaaatgaaaacactggagATAGATGGAATCAAGGTGCGCGTACAGATATG GGACACGGCTGGTCAGGAGCGTTATCAGACCATTACCAAACAGTACTACAGGCGGGCACAG GGTATCATCTTTGTGTACGACATCACAAACGAGCCGTCCTTTCAGCACATAGCCAAGTGGGCCAGTGATGTGGATGAA TATGCCCCAGACAAGGTGCAGAGGATCTTGGTAGGAAACAAGTCTGATGAGGAGCACAGGAGGCAGGTGACAAAGGTCCAAGGAAGCAAG CTAGCAGAAACCTATGAGATGGAGTTCTTTGAAACCAGTGCCTCCACCAGCAGTAACATCAGTGAG TCGTTCACTCGTGTGACAAAACTGGTGCTGCAGGCTCACAAGAGAGACGAGGACAACTTGTTGGGATCCCTGGATGATTATCTAGAAAAGGCGGCTTTGGGGGAAGAGAAGGGGAGTCAAGGCACTGACGACAACGCTCAGAGGAGTTGTGCCTGTTAG
- the gpx2 gene encoding glutathione peroxidase 2, translating to MTFIAKTFYDLKATTLEGDSVDFNVFRGRVVLIENVASLUGTTTRDFSELNQLQIKYPHRLVVLGFPCNQFGYQENCSNGEILRSLQHVRPGGGFQPNFTIFEKCDVNGTNTHPVFAYLKDKLPYPEDDPSSLMQDPRFLFWSPISRTDVSWNFEKFLIGPEGEPFKRYSKKFPTNDIEPDIQRLLRLTKT from the exons ATGACGTTCATCGCCAAAACGTTCTACGACTTGAAGGCCACCACGCTGGAGGGAGACTCGGTGGACTTTAACGTGTTCAGGGGACGGGTGGTCCTAATAGAGAATGTGGCCTCGCTCTGAGGCACAACCACCCGGGACTTCAGCGAGCTCAACCAGCTTCAGATTAAGTACCCCCATCGGCTGGTGGTCCTGGGTTTTCCCTGTAACCAGTTTGGATATCAG GAGAATTGCTCCAATGGTGAGATCCTGAGGTCACTGCAGCATGTGCGTCCGGGCGGTGGCTTCCAGCCCAACTTCACCATCTTCGAGAAGTGTGACGTCAAcggaacaaacacacatccgGTCTTTGCCTATCTGAAAGACAAGCTCCCCTACCCCGAGGATGACCCCAGCTCCCTCATGCAGGACCCCAGATTTCTGTTTTGGAGTCCCATCAGCCGGACGGACGTGTCTTGGAACTTTGAGAAATTCCTCATCGGGCCAGAAGGAGAGCCCTTTAAAAGATACAGCAAGAAGTTCCCCACCAATGACATCGAGCCTGACATTCAAAGACTGCTAAGATTAACCAAGACCTAA
- the LOC120795523 gene encoding signal-induced proliferation-associated 1-like protein 1 → MTSLKRPPMERTVGGSIPATDEFYTRHLRMVNGGAVPTRTDNAHATVSTGVPKMGVRARVADWPPRKDITGALWHSTTEPENSGVASVGKSHIKLGSVMSPQDSSMLRNIHNTLKNRTQAQANNYSPDTRYLAPGDYRGPPHRNPRQRRIRQRSNSDMTISEMEGSGDSGEDWGPSPGAKWSPLHREYGSTSSIDQHGASGESFFEMLKGYQGDKVDQRSPAPEKLEDMLNVGPKQAFIDLQGDTDTQLPKAKDRDKPQKRRTKSETGGESIFRKLRNVRGEMDSPRAGSDVEDSRTEDMGPPLKPWVCQKGFAHYDVQSMLFDLNEVTQLRQTAGKRKNTTTGASAAAVASATSTLSSTHSLPYSSPSGSQEELSSRDSPGLDTGDEQGNEMLLSCPCFRNEIGADGNGRRRLGAGGTGYHGLVGGGTNNSGSGTLSGEGNLYETSVSTHCTNAGVAVLEGPKEGPSMLSEKGKQYIVEHVDLGAYYYRKFFYLREHWNYFGIDEALGPVAVSLRREKLEEDKEQGQQYNYRLIFRTSELTTLRGSILEDAVPSTSKHGTTRGLPIKEVLEYLLPELDLSCLRLALNTPKVTEQLMKLDEQGLSFQVKVGVMYCRAGQSSEEEMYNNEMAGPALEEFLQLLGEKVRLKGFTKYRAQLDTKTDSTGTHSLYTSYKDYEIMFHVSTLLPYTPNNKQQLLRKRHIGNDIVTIVFQEPGAHPFTPKTIRSHFQHVFIIVRVHNPCSDNTCYSVAVTRSQDVPSFGPPIPKGVTFPKSTVFRDFLLAKVINAENAAHKSDKFGAMATRTRQEYLRDLAERHVTSTPVEPTGKFPFISLAHKRREKMRPYSGAELRSLGAVTWQVHAEDQVAGAERECLLAISNDFIILLDQEAKAVVFNCATRDVIGWSTGSPASMKIYYERGESVSLRSINNNTEDFGEVVKRLELLTKGSQTTEMTLRRNALGQLGFHVNFEGIVAEVEPYGYAWQAGLRQGSRLVEICKVAVASLSHEQMIDLLRTSVTVKVVIIPPHEDSTPRRGCSEIYHMPLVDYKNHKEGMPYELKFPFRPTNNNTKWPRTSSSPQTRAAGTGGTLIKAPPSDLNDRNSAAIPRSVSSDGRPLNPKRYSPGNDNYALACSIVMGRTLHNTNSPSSLSYTETMSSSHWRQKSMPDGFSNNNCQSPVASVRQVAGDGVNGIKVCSSTGVGWSRTGEGDASGRLGDKTNADTVVSKVGIPRLQPTEQSSHMSPNKSTKLDAPYSSSQSSSNTLSSNASSSAHSDEKWYEVGSRSGVQIDLELNGYLQGTSTDSGIDATSYTATQSSTASSTGAFRAKDKSPWQEDPAGSQRATDTSPPTSDSLVAIGGSENPAKSPSAFPLVPDSGSYSLSDATSHSSTLSSGNSGSPMGQGCSNMSPQDETAAAGTSPMPQSSQSPGTKSFYPRQGATSKYLIGWRKPGGTVNSVDFGSSRKRHQSDGLLGGQPQLRANLRGSQSPQRHTAKSSLEEDLKKLITLDSPPPTTSEEKPLFPGPPPSRRSLQRTLSDESIYSGQREPSSGGQRDTPTDLLFSCSTMPRSPTTRHGPSRRASHKSLGDLSAPESSELEQERKRQQLQEPVLMPLPDTGADGPLDWAHLVDAAKAFEEQRLVFLAAQEESSMAESAAATSPQQAEPQAAPLRQPSPGETPACLMGKVSQLESMVKALKEDLKKEKDAKASLQAQIQNLRVDNQRLLEESYSASAKLKKFTEWVFNTIDMN, encoded by the exons ATGACCAGCCTGAAGCGCCCACCCATGGAGCGCACTGTTGGGGGTTCCATCCCAGCCACTGATGAGTTTTACACCCGCCACCTCCGCATGGTCAATGGAGGAGCTGTGCCAACTCGCACAGACAATGCCCATGCCACTGTGAGCACAGGAGTGCCTAAAATGGGTGTACGGGCTCGGGTGGCTGACTGGCCCCCAAGGAAAGACATTACAGGGGCTCTGTGGCACTCAACTACAGAGCCAGAGAACTCTGGTGTGGCCTCTGTTGGAAAAAGTCACATTAAGTTAGGCTCTGTTATGAGCCCTCAGGACTCATCAATGCTGCGTAACATCCACAATACTTTGAAGAATCGCACCCAGGCCCAGGCTAACAATTACAGCCCTGACACCCGTTACCTGGCTCCGGGAGACTACAGAGGTCCTCCACATAGAAACCCACGGCAGAGACGCATTCGTCAGCGCAGCAACAGTGACATGACTATCAGTGAGATGGAAGGCAGTGGGGACAGTGGAGAGGACTGGGGTCCATCACCAGGAGCTAAATGGTCCCCTCTTCACCGCGAATATGGTAGCACCTCCTCAATAGATCAGCATGGAGCATCTGGAGAAAGCTTCTTTGAAATGCTTAAGGGATATCAAGGGGATAAAGTTGACCAGCGTAGCCCTGCTCCAGAGAAACTTGAGGACATGCTGAATGTTGGGCCCAAGCAGGCCTTCATTGATCTTCAGGGGGACACAGATACCCAGCTTCCTAAAGCCAAGGACAGAGATAAGCCCCAAAAAAGACGCACTAAATCAGAGACAGGGGGTGAGTCTATATTCCGCAAGCTTCGGAATGTGCGGGGTGAGATGGACTCTCCCAGAGCGGGGTCTGATGTAGAGGACAGCCGGACAGAGGACATGGGCCCCCCTCTTAAGCCCTGGGTGTGTCAGAAAGGATTTGCCCACTATGATGTTCAGAGCATGTTGTTTGACCTCAACGAAGTTACTCAGTTGCGACAGACTGCAGGCAAGAGGAAAAACACCACCACTGgggcttctgctgctgctgtagcctcAGCTACCTCCACCCTCTCCTCCACGCACAGCCTGCCTTACAGCTCCCCAAGTGGAAGCCAGGAAGAGCTCAGTTCTAGGGACAGTCCTGGTTTGGACACAGGAGATGAACAGGGCAATGAAATGCTGCTGAGTTGCCCTTGCTTCCGCAACGAGATAGGGGCTGATGGCAATGGAAGGCGCAGATTGGGAGCAGGTGGGACAGGGTATCATGGACTTGTGGGCGGTGGAACAAATAACAGTGGCTCAGGGACCCTGAGTGGGGAAGGAAACTTGTATGAAACATCTGTGAGCACACACTGCACAAATGCTGGAGTAGCAGTGCTAGAGGGACCAAAGGAGGGCCCCAGCATGCTCAGCGAAAAGGGCAAGCAATACATTGTGGAGCATGTGGACCTAGGAGCCTATTACTATAGGAAGTTTTTCTACCTTAGGG AGCACTGGAACTACTTTGGGATAGATGAGGCACTCGGTCCAGTGGCGGTGAGCTTGCGCAGGGAGAAGCTCGAGGAGGACAAGGAGCAGGGCCAGCAGTACAACTATCGACTCATCTTCAGAACCAGTGAG CTGACAACTCTGCGAGGTTCTATCCTGGAGGATGCAGTACCTTCCACCTCTAAGCATGGCACCACCCGAGGGCTGCCCATCAAAGAGGTACTGGAGTACCTTCTTCCTGAGCTGGACCTGTCCTGCCTCCGGCTAGCCCTCAATACACCCAAAGTCACTGAGCAGCTGATGAAACTGGACGAACAAGGG CTGAGTTTTCAGGTGAAGGTGGGGGTGATGTACTGCCGAGCCGGCCAGAGCTCCGAGGAGGAGATGTACAACAACGAGATGGCCGGTCCCGCCCTGGAAGAGTTCCTCCAACTGCTGGGGGAGAAGGTTCGCCTTAAGGGCTTCACCAAGTACAGAGCCCAGCTGGACACCAAAA CGGATTCCACGGGTACTCACTCCCTGTACACTTCATACAAGGACTATGAGATCATGTTCCATGTGTCGACTCTGCTGCCTTACACACccaacaacaaacagcag TTGCTGAGGAAGCGCCACATTGGGAACGACATTGTCACCATCGTGTTCCAGGAGCCCGGTGCTCACCCTTTTACCCCCAAGACCATTCGCTCTCACTTTCAACATGTCTTCATCATTGTCCGGGTGCACAACCCCTGCTCTGACAACACATGCTACAG TGTGGCTGTTACCCGTTCCCAGGACGTTCCCTCCTTCGGCCCCCCAATCCCCAAGGGCGTGACCTTCCCCAAGTCCACTGTCTTCAGGGACTTCCTGTTGGCCAAAGTCATCAACGCTGAGAACGCCGCCCACAAGTCAGATAAGTTTGGTGCCATGGCAACACGTACGCGGCAGGAGTACTTGCGGGACTTGGCAGAGCGTCATGTGACCAGCACACCAGTAGAACCCACTGGGAAGTTCCCCTTCATCTCTCTGGCACACAAACGACGGGAGAAGATGCGCCCATACAGCGGGGCGGAGCTTCGGAGTCTGGGGGCGGTGACCTGGCAGGTGCACGCTGAAGATCAGGTAGCCGGTGCTGAACGCGAGTGCCTTTTGGCCATTTCCAACGATTTCATCATCCTATTGGATCAGGAGGCCAAAGCGGTCGTGTTTAACTGTGCCACACGTGACGTGATTGGTTGGTCAACGGGGAGCCCCGCTTCCATGAAGATTTACTACGAGCGTGGTGAGAGCGTGTCACTGCGCTCCATCAATAACAACACAGAAGACTTTGGAGAGGTTGTCAAAAGACTGGAG CTGTTGACCAAGGGCAGTCAGACCACAGAGATGACCCTGCGCCGTAACGCTCTGGGCCAGCTTGGCTTCCATGTCAACTTTGAGGGTATTGTAGCAGAGGTGGAGCCCTACGGTTATGCCTGGCAGGCTGGGCTCAGGCAGGGCAGCCGACTGGTGGAGATTTGCAAGGTGGCGGTGGCCTCCCTGTCTCACGAGCAGATGATCGACCTGCTCCGGACCTCCGTCACTGTGAAGGTGGTCATCATTCCTCCACACGAGGACTCCACACCACGCAG AGGCTGCTCAGAAATCTACCACATGCCACTAGTGGACTACAAGAACCACAAGGAGGGCATGCCATACGAGTTAAAGTTCCCCTTCCGCCccaccaacaacaacaccaaGTGGCCGCGCACCTCATCCAGCCCTCAAACACGCGCTGCCGGCACAGGGGGAACGCTAATCAAGGCCCCGCCCTCAGACCTCAATGACCGTAACTCTGCCGCTATTCCTCGAAGTGTGTCCAGTGACGGCCGGCCCCTAAACCCCAAAag ATATTCCCCAGGAAACGACAACTACGCTCTGGCCTGCTCCATCGTGATGGGCCGCACACTGCACAACACAAACTCCCCTTCCAGCCTCTCCTACACAGAAACCATGAGCTCCAGCCACTGGAGGCAGAAGTCTATGCCTGATGG GTTTAGTAACAACAACTGCCAGTCCCCTGTGGCATCTGTGCGGCAGGTAGCAGGTGACGGGGTCAATGGGATCAAAGTGTGCTCTAGCACTGGTGTCGGATGGTCCCGAACTGGGGAAGGTGATGCATCCGGCAGGCTGGGGGACAAAACCAATGCAG ACACTGTAGTTTCCAAGGTGGGGATTCCTCGATTGCAGCcgacagagcagagcagccaCATGTCTCCCAACAAAAGCACTAAG TTGGATGCTCCTTATTCATCAAGCCAGTCAAGCAGCAACACGCTCTCGAGCAACGCCTCCAGCTCTGCCCACAGCGACGAGAAATGGTACGAAGTGGGCTCACGTTCAGGAGTGCAGATTGACCTAGAGCTGAACGGCTACCTTCAGGGCACCTCCACTGACAGCGGCATCGATGCCACCTCCTATACTGCGACCCAAAGCAGCACTGCTTCCTCCACCGGTGCCTTCAGGGCCAAAGACAAAAGCCCATGGCAGGAGGACCCAGCCGGCAGCCAGAGGGCCACCGATACTTCACCTCCAACATCAGACTCCCTTGTTGCCATTGGCGGCAGCGAGAACCCAGCGAAGAGCCCGTCAGCCTTCCCGCTAGTTCCTGATAGTGGCTCCTACAGCCTGAGTGATGCCACCTCCCACTCCAG CACACTAAGTTCGGGCAACTCAGGGAGTCCAATGGGTCAGGGCTGCAGCAACATGTCGCCACAGGACGAGACAGCTGCGGCAGGCACTTCACCCATGCCCCAGAGCTCCCAGTCCCCAGGGACCAAGAGTTTCTACCCCCGTCAAGGAGCAACTTCAAAGTACCTGATTGGCTGGAGGAAACCTGGGGGAACTGTCAACTCTGTGGACTTTGGCAGCAGTCGCAA ACGGCACCAGAGTGATGGTCTTCTGGGTGGTCAGCCACAGCTCAGGGCCAATCTCCGGGGCTCCCAGTCGCCCCAGCGGCACACTGCCAAGTCCAGCCTGGAAGAGGACTTAAAGAAGCTTATCACACTTGACAGCCCTCCACCTACTACAAGTGAAGAGAAG CCGTTGTTTCCGGGCCCGCCACCCAGTCGTCGCTCCCTTCAAAGAACTCTGTCAGATGAGAGTATTTACAGCGGGCAGAGGGAGCCATCCTCCGGTGGACAACGTGACACGCCTACTGACCTTCTGTTCAGCTGCTCCACCATGCCACGCTCACCCACCACTCGCCATGGACCAAGCCGGCGGGCGTCACACAAATCCCTGG GAGACCTGTCAGCCCCAGAGAGCTCAGAGCTGgaacaggagaggaagaggcagcagctgcaggagccTGTCCTCATGCCCCTGCCTGACACTGGGGCAGATGGCCCGCTGGACTGGGCCCACCTGGTAGATGCTGCCAAGGCCTTTGAGG AGCAGAGGTTGGTCTTCCTAGCAGCCCAAGAGGAGAGCTCCATGGCTGAAAGCGCAGCAGCCACCAGCCCCCAGCAGGCAGAGCCTCAGGCAGCCCCGCTGAGACAACCCTCGCCTGG AGAGACTCCAGCCTGTCTGATGGGGAAGGTCAGCCAGTTGGAGTCAATGGTGAAGGCACTGAAGGAAGACCTGAAGAAG GAGAAGGATGCCAAGGCGTCACTGCAGGCTCAGATCCAGAACCTGCGAGTGGACAACCAGCGTCTCCTGGAGGAGTCCTACAGCGCCTCAGCCAAACTCAAGAAGTTCACAGAGTGGGTCTTCAACACCATTGACATGAACTGA